The proteins below are encoded in one region of Alosa sapidissima isolate fAloSap1 chromosome 24, fAloSap1.pri, whole genome shotgun sequence:
- the LOC121700522 gene encoding myosin phosphatase Rho-interacting protein isoform X3 codes for MSTAKENPCRKFQANIFNKSKCQNCFKPRELHLLTDQDLNQAKPIYGGWLCLAPEGTDFDNPMQRSRKWQRRFFVLYEHGCLRFALDESPSTLPQGTVNMNLCTDVIDAEPKTGQKNALCIITPEQEYFIRGDNKEIINGWSEQLVVYPRTNKQNQKKKRKVEPATSQEPGPAKVAVTGSGIPEAEKVPDSSSIIWQEELQSREADVGQVWSSPDMAPLGSPSAGEGSSVSRSSDQGSVNGDEMDRSPFPPAAVPSHELLSPTGSSSSRHSFGSVGGGIPRCLSPAPSDPFPSGSSLLSNGSHISGSMSSLDSDASGSTVASSDSHPAAGEPGAGRGLHHHHHHRGLHDTPRSRRLEAEARKAEKRSRAHSPEGQETPLSPERSGRSNVIEKLEALELENTERMEVDESDRSAAREGRSEIRRFHREEQKNYQHTALPPLRRAKSLDRRTTESVMTPDLLNFKKGWMVKLDEQGQWKKYWFVLTDHSLRYYKDSIAEEASDLDGEIDLSTCYNVTEHQAQRNYGFQIHTQEGVHTLSAMTAGIRRNWIQAVMRNVRPSTAPDVASLSDDHNSCTPLESLSRPDVTQDSASEASSVEREPGPKKSRARERRREGRSKTFDWAEFRPTAQALAQQRASEAEALQAELSDSERSRRREERRRRYGSVAGSSPTDSLGGMDFESAGGGGGGGGGRLSEGGSTPPHQPQPVSLERQRKVEDEIEQHWQQVEKTPIREERRVPLASALQTRETAELEKLLESYKKGVEDLKHQLETCHEQLAESNLNKYELEEQLRTALEREQHIRIGYISPLDSPLGLEGDLDPQMKRPELATCERGFAAMEESHQKVIDELQKKHQRELEKLQDEKERLLEEETAATISAIEAMKNAHRSELERELDKARKANSNTENADIEEIRRQHEEELLSFQREIEVLSEQYSQKCLENAHLAQALEAERQALRQCQRENQELNAHNQELNNRLAAEITKMRSMTSDEGGETCTVIQGKELYELEVMLRVKESEVQYLKQEINSLKDELQAAQRDKKYATDKYKDIYTELSIVRAKAERDLGRLREQLQLAHEALGEPTLEDVERSGYDIMKSKSNPDILKMAAAAAKRSERTMRSKSLKEGLTAEQRLHLFDNKDTKEF; via the exons GCCAAACCTATATATGGAGGCTGGCTGTGTTTGGCTCCAGAGGGAACGGACTTTGACAATCCTATGCAAAGATCACGG AAATGGCAGCGGCGGTTCTTTGTACTCTACGAACATGGCTGCCTACGCTTTGCATTGGACGAATCG CCCAGCACACTGCCTCAAGGCACGGTCAACATGAACCTCTGCACTGACGTAATCGATGCCGAGCCCAAGACTGGCCAGAAGAATGCCCTGTGCATCATCACGCCGGAGCAGGAGTACTTCATCCGCGGAGACAACAAGGAGATTATCAATGG ATGGAGCGAGCAGCTGGTGGTCTACCCAAGAACCAACAAGCAAAACCAGAAGAAGAAGCGCAAGGTGGAGCCGGCCACGTCCCAG GAACCCGGTCCGGCCAAAGTGGCCGTGACTGGCTCTGGGATCCCCGAGGCGGAGAAGGTTCCGGACTCCAGCTCCATCATCTGGCAGGAGGAGCTGCAGAGCCGCGAGGCCGACGTGGGCCAGGTGTGGTCGTCCCCCGACATGGCGCCCCTGGGGTCACCCTCGGCAG GCGAGGGGTCATCGGTCAGTCGCAGTTCAGACCAGGGCTCCGTGAATGGTGACGAAATGGACCGGAGTCCGTTCCCCCCGGCGGCGGTACCCTCCCACGAGCTCCTGTCGCCCACGGGCAGCTCGTCCAGCCGCCACAGCTTCGGCAGCGTCGGCGGGGGCATCCCACGCTGCCTCTCCCCGGCGCCCAGCGACCCCTTCCCGTCGGGCAGCAGCCTGCTGTCCAACGGCTCGCACATCAGCGGCTCCATGAGCTCGCTGGACTCGGATGCCAGCGGCAGCACGGTGGCCAGCAGCGACAGCCACCCGGCCGCCGGCGAGCCCGGGGCCGGCCGCGgcctccaccaccatcaccaccaccgcgGGCTGCACGACACGCCGCGCTCACGCCGCCTTGAGGCGGAGGCGCGCAAGGCGGAGAAGAGGAGCAGGGCGCATAGCCCAGAGGGTCAGGAGACGCCCCTCAGCccggagaggag TGGGCGCTCAAACGTGATCGAGAAGCTGGAGGCGTTGGAGCTGGAGAACACTGAGCGCATGGAGGTGGACGAGTCGGACCGCAGCGCTGCCCGAGAGGGTCGTAGCGAGATAAGACGCTTCCACAGAGAG gAGCAGAAGAATTACCAGCACACAGCCTTACCTCCACTGAGGCGTGCCAAGTCACTGGACCGCCGGACCACCGAGTCTGTCATGACA CCTGACCTGCTGAACTTCAAGAAAGGTTGGATGGTGAAGCTTGATGAACAGGGACAG TGGAAGAAGTATTGGTTTGTGCTGACCGACCATAGTCTACGATACTACAAGGATTCAATTGCAGAGGAG GCCTCAGACTTAGATGGAGAAATAGACCTCAGTACTTGTTACAATGTCACAGAACACCAAGCTCAACGGAACTATGGCTTCCAAATCCAT ACGCAGGAGGGAGTCCACACTCTTTCGGCCATGACGGCAGGGATCCGGCGCAACTGGATCCAGGCGGTGATGAGGAACGTGCGGCCCTCTACCGCGCCAGACGTGGCCAG CCTCAGTGATGACCATAACTCCTGCACGCCTCTGGAGAGCCTGTCTAGGCCCGACGTCACCCAGGACTCCGCCTCGGAGGCCTCGTCAGTGGAGCGCGAGCCGGGCCCTAAGAAGAGCCGGGCGCGGGAGCGGCGGCGCGAGGGCCGCTCCAAGACCTTCGACTGGGCCGAGTTCCGGCCCACCGCCCAGGCGCTGGCGCAGCAGCGGGCCAGCGAGGCCGAAGCCCTGCAGGCCGAGCTCAGCGACTCGGAGCGCAGCCGCCGACGGGAGGAGCGCCGCCGGCGCTACGGCTCGGTGGCCGGTAGCTCGCCAACCGACTCCCTCGGCGGCATGGACTTTGAgagtgcaggaggaggaggaggaggaggtggtggccgGCTGAGCGAGGGGGGCTCCACGCCGCCGCACCAGCCGCAGCCGGTGTCCCTGGAGAGGCAGCGGAAAGTGGAGGATGAGATCGAGCAGCACTGGCAGCAGGTGGAGAAGACGCCCATCcgcgaggagaggagggtgcCGCTGGCCTCAGCGCTGCAGACGAGGGAGACGGCCGAGCTGGAGAAGCTGCTGGAGAGCTACAAGAAAGGG GTAGAAGACCTGAAGCATCAGCTAGAGACATGTCACGAGCAGCTGGCTGAGTCCAACTTGAACAAGTACGAGCTGGAGGAGCAACTGCGCACGGCACTGGAGCGAGAGCAACACATCCGCATCGGATACATCTCACCG CTGGATTCCCCATTGGGTCTTGAGGGAGATCTTGATCCCCAGATGAAGAGGCCTGAACTG GCTACGTGTGAGCGGGGCTTTGCCGCCATGGAGGAGTCCCACCAGAAGGTGATCGACGAACTGCAGAAGAAACACCAGCGGGAACTGGAGAAGCTGCAGGACGAGAAGGAGAGGCTCTTGGAAGAGGAGACGGCGGCCACCATCTCTG CAATTGAAGCTATGAAGAACGCACACCGAAGTGAGCTGGAGAGGGAGCTGGATAAGGCCCGCAAGGCCAACAGCAACACTGAAAACGCTGACATCGAGGAGATCCGCCGACAGCACGA AGAGGAGCTTTTGTCCTTCCAGCGGGAGATCGAGGTGCTGTCGGAGCAGTACTCTCAGAAGTGCCTGGAGAACGCTCACCTGGCCCAGGCCTTGGAGGCCGAGCGGCAGGCCCTCCGGCAGTGCCAGAGGGAGAACCAGGAGCTCAATGCGCACAACCAG GAACTGAATAATCGTCTTGCTGCTGAGATCACAAAAATGCGGTCCATGACAAGTGATGAGGGTGGAGAGACGTGCACAGTGATTCAGGGGAAGGAGCTGTACGAGTTAGAG GTCATGTTGAGGGTCAAGGAGTCCGAGGTTCAGTACCTGAAGCAGGAAATTAATTCTCTAAAAGATGAGCTCCAGGCTGCCCAAAGA GACAAGAAATACGCCACAGACAAGTACAAGGACATCTACACGGAGCTGAGCATCGTGCGGGCCAAGGCGGAGCGGGACCTGGGCCGCTTGCGGGAGCAGCTCCAGCTAGCCCACGAGGCCCTCGGCGAGCCTACGCTAGAGGATGTGGAACGCAGTGGCTACG ATATCATGAAGTCCAAAAGCAATCCTGACATCCTCAAAATGGCAGCGGCGGCAGCCAAACGCTCTGAGCGCACTATGAGGTCAAAG AGTCTGAAGGAGGGACTGACTGCTGAGCAGAGGCTCCACTTGTTTGATAACAAGGACACCAAGGAGTTCTGA
- the LOC121700522 gene encoding protein outspread isoform X1, with translation MSTAKENPCRKFQANIFNKSKCQNCFKPRELHLLTDQDLNQAKPIYGGWLCLAPEGTDFDNPMQRSRKWQRRFFVLYEHGCLRFALDESPSTLPQGTVNMNLCTDVIDAEPKTGQKNALCIITPEQEYFIRGDNKEIINGWSEQLVVYPRTNKQNQKKKRKVEPATSQEPGPAKVAVTGSGIPEAEKVPDSSSIIWQEELQSREADVGQVWSSPDMAPLGSPSAGEGSSVSRSSDQGSVNGDEMDRSPFPPAAVPSHELLSPTGSSSSRHSFGSVGGGIPRCLSPAPSDPFPSGSSLLSNGSHISGSMSSLDSDASGSTVASSDSHPAAGEPGAGRGLHHHHHHRGLHDTPRSRRLEAEARKAEKRSRAHSPEGQETPLSPERSGRSNVIEKLEALELENTERMEVDESDRSAAREGRSEIRRFHREEQKNYQHTALPPLRRAKSLDRRTTESVMTPDLLNFKKGWMVKLDEQGQWKKYWFVLTDHSLRYYKDSIAEEASDLDGEIDLSTCYNVTEHQAQRNYGFQIHTQEGVHTLSAMTAGIRRNWIQAVMRNVRPSTAPDVASLSDDHNSCTPLESLSRPDVTQDSASEASSVEREPGPKKSRARERRREGRSKTFDWAEFRPTAQALAQQRASEAEALQAELSDSERSRRREERRRRYGSVAGSSPTDSLGGMDFESAGGGGGGGGGRLSEGGSTPPHQPQPVSLERQRKVEDEIEQHWQQVEKTPIREERRVPLASALQTRETAELEKLLESYKKGVEDLKHQLETCHEQLAESNLNKYELEEQLRTALEREQHIRIGYISPLDSPLGLEGDLDPQMKRPELVSSQAQTLTRKYQETKELLQLQELKKRNMQAQLGLSLSHLSIQEPCTPEHQKPATLKSPPTDPILKTVTFMVEDSEAKIEELEKCISGMPITLKELLVLLHSHSEFTNKSVLSSQERNELSSSGDITSCHKLLENLKYQQEVENETMRRSLAEAGDSIRNYEARLITMEDILGRVQQQKLESLKSPYGPACQIEDLAESTNRGLSQRVELLTTENEALNQRYQEIVNQLREADREIERLKTELRVQGRQEQLGTLNQTKVKQVIDSSVDRDFYERELNAKSRKLQEALVKLEELGNNLKDTEKRLQLKEATLRGLGFQMGDQESHSSEVQLEKEELKLQLAVAQTRLSEREQRLFAAEQSWQELQAQNLELQQKNQEIERLLSKQKVADTIAETNVVMTGAEMASDWIEKKLDLCQRMEQASEELTTEKIGAEKVIEEFKMRSQAISVLVEMLGEADAEKMEGDLRSTLKVMCGLCPLDEHVEVSQTGKLLLQEGEFCSKLLSGMMVSQVNQDGEDACRTVRTVSEQMLLEKMLLLVMNQLNTKPNVNMEIQTQSVDADIGDTRQIIKDFTGRKSCTSIINDLIYTLQEKLLCMNQIVSTLKTSPNEQLQTLFALLSKYTGPKRQWSQYVQEAVLEAHCSYLECKQKCYQDMVLQELQSDITRDGCANCVKLRGQNKDLSSKLEYLQRQLSVPSTEDMSPVTHIQIEGEPIDSLDKAIQLQDMVAKHRKELRELKESYEQEMCKLRQDVAKMGETLQLRSEENVKEIDSLTICMENLKRKHEEERSSLVEQFNQEMEDLKSAVPPQGFKKGQGPPGSLKERIQELVAQVATMTEEMKARDRDGESASLRLKFERDLENLKATCERGFAAMEESHQKVIDELQKKHQRELEKLQDEKERLLEEETAATISAIEAMKNAHRSELERELDKARKANSNTENADIEEIRRQHEEELLSFQREIEVLSEQYSQKCLENAHLAQALEAERQALRQCQRENQELNAHNQELNNRLAAEITKMRSMTSDEGGETCTVIQGKELYELEVMLRVKESEVQYLKQEINSLKDELQAAQRDKKYATDKYKDIYTELSIVRAKAERDLGRLREQLQLAHEALGEPTLEDVERSGYDIMKSKSNPDILKMAAAAAKRSERTMRSKSLKEGLTAEQRLHLFDNKDTKEF, from the exons GCCAAACCTATATATGGAGGCTGGCTGTGTTTGGCTCCAGAGGGAACGGACTTTGACAATCCTATGCAAAGATCACGG AAATGGCAGCGGCGGTTCTTTGTACTCTACGAACATGGCTGCCTACGCTTTGCATTGGACGAATCG CCCAGCACACTGCCTCAAGGCACGGTCAACATGAACCTCTGCACTGACGTAATCGATGCCGAGCCCAAGACTGGCCAGAAGAATGCCCTGTGCATCATCACGCCGGAGCAGGAGTACTTCATCCGCGGAGACAACAAGGAGATTATCAATGG ATGGAGCGAGCAGCTGGTGGTCTACCCAAGAACCAACAAGCAAAACCAGAAGAAGAAGCGCAAGGTGGAGCCGGCCACGTCCCAG GAACCCGGTCCGGCCAAAGTGGCCGTGACTGGCTCTGGGATCCCCGAGGCGGAGAAGGTTCCGGACTCCAGCTCCATCATCTGGCAGGAGGAGCTGCAGAGCCGCGAGGCCGACGTGGGCCAGGTGTGGTCGTCCCCCGACATGGCGCCCCTGGGGTCACCCTCGGCAG GCGAGGGGTCATCGGTCAGTCGCAGTTCAGACCAGGGCTCCGTGAATGGTGACGAAATGGACCGGAGTCCGTTCCCCCCGGCGGCGGTACCCTCCCACGAGCTCCTGTCGCCCACGGGCAGCTCGTCCAGCCGCCACAGCTTCGGCAGCGTCGGCGGGGGCATCCCACGCTGCCTCTCCCCGGCGCCCAGCGACCCCTTCCCGTCGGGCAGCAGCCTGCTGTCCAACGGCTCGCACATCAGCGGCTCCATGAGCTCGCTGGACTCGGATGCCAGCGGCAGCACGGTGGCCAGCAGCGACAGCCACCCGGCCGCCGGCGAGCCCGGGGCCGGCCGCGgcctccaccaccatcaccaccaccgcgGGCTGCACGACACGCCGCGCTCACGCCGCCTTGAGGCGGAGGCGCGCAAGGCGGAGAAGAGGAGCAGGGCGCATAGCCCAGAGGGTCAGGAGACGCCCCTCAGCccggagaggag TGGGCGCTCAAACGTGATCGAGAAGCTGGAGGCGTTGGAGCTGGAGAACACTGAGCGCATGGAGGTGGACGAGTCGGACCGCAGCGCTGCCCGAGAGGGTCGTAGCGAGATAAGACGCTTCCACAGAGAG gAGCAGAAGAATTACCAGCACACAGCCTTACCTCCACTGAGGCGTGCCAAGTCACTGGACCGCCGGACCACCGAGTCTGTCATGACA CCTGACCTGCTGAACTTCAAGAAAGGTTGGATGGTGAAGCTTGATGAACAGGGACAG TGGAAGAAGTATTGGTTTGTGCTGACCGACCATAGTCTACGATACTACAAGGATTCAATTGCAGAGGAG GCCTCAGACTTAGATGGAGAAATAGACCTCAGTACTTGTTACAATGTCACAGAACACCAAGCTCAACGGAACTATGGCTTCCAAATCCAT ACGCAGGAGGGAGTCCACACTCTTTCGGCCATGACGGCAGGGATCCGGCGCAACTGGATCCAGGCGGTGATGAGGAACGTGCGGCCCTCTACCGCGCCAGACGTGGCCAG CCTCAGTGATGACCATAACTCCTGCACGCCTCTGGAGAGCCTGTCTAGGCCCGACGTCACCCAGGACTCCGCCTCGGAGGCCTCGTCAGTGGAGCGCGAGCCGGGCCCTAAGAAGAGCCGGGCGCGGGAGCGGCGGCGCGAGGGCCGCTCCAAGACCTTCGACTGGGCCGAGTTCCGGCCCACCGCCCAGGCGCTGGCGCAGCAGCGGGCCAGCGAGGCCGAAGCCCTGCAGGCCGAGCTCAGCGACTCGGAGCGCAGCCGCCGACGGGAGGAGCGCCGCCGGCGCTACGGCTCGGTGGCCGGTAGCTCGCCAACCGACTCCCTCGGCGGCATGGACTTTGAgagtgcaggaggaggaggaggaggaggtggtggccgGCTGAGCGAGGGGGGCTCCACGCCGCCGCACCAGCCGCAGCCGGTGTCCCTGGAGAGGCAGCGGAAAGTGGAGGATGAGATCGAGCAGCACTGGCAGCAGGTGGAGAAGACGCCCATCcgcgaggagaggagggtgcCGCTGGCCTCAGCGCTGCAGACGAGGGAGACGGCCGAGCTGGAGAAGCTGCTGGAGAGCTACAAGAAAGGG GTAGAAGACCTGAAGCATCAGCTAGAGACATGTCACGAGCAGCTGGCTGAGTCCAACTTGAACAAGTACGAGCTGGAGGAGCAACTGCGCACGGCACTGGAGCGAGAGCAACACATCCGCATCGGATACATCTCACCG CTGGATTCCCCATTGGGTCTTGAGGGAGATCTTGATCCCCAGATGAAGAGGCCTGAACTGGTTAGTTCTCAAGCTCAGACATTAACGCGGAAGTATCAGGAAACCAAAGAGCTCCTGCAACTGCAAGAACTGAAAAAGCGCAACATGCAGGCACAGCTtggcctttctctctcacacctgtCCATCCAGGAGCCTTGCACCCCTGAGCACCAAAAGCCCGCCACCTTGAAGAGTCCCCCCACTGATCCCATTCTAAAAACTGTCACATTTATGGTAGAGGATAGTGAGGCCAAGATTGAGGAGCTTGAAAAATGTATATCTGGCATGCCTATCACTCTGAAAGAGTTACTGGTTTTGCTACACTCTCATAGCGAGTTTACTAACAAGAGTGTCTTGAGTAGTCAGGAAAGAAATGAACTGAGTTCTTCTGGAGACATTACTAGCTGTCACAAGCTCTTAGAAAACCTCAAGTATCAGCAAGAAGTGGAGAACGAGACTATGAGGAGAAGCCTGGCCGAGGCTGGGGACAGCATCCGCAACTACGAGGCACGACTGATCACCATGGAGGATATCTTGGGGAGGGTTCAGCAACAGAAATTGGAAAGTCTAAAGAGCCCCTATGGGCCGGCATGTCAAATTGAGGACTTAGCAGAAAGCACAAACAGAGGTCTGTCCCAGAGGGTTGAGTTGCTAACAACAGAGAACGAGGCACTTAATCAGCGGTACCAAGAGATTGTCAATCAGTTGAGAGAGGCAGACCGGGAAATTGAGAGGCTAAAGACAGAATTGAGAGTGCAGGGTAGGCAGGAGCAACTCGGTACTTTAAATCAAACCAAGGTTAAGCAAGTTATAGACAGTTCGGTTGACCGTGACTTTTATGAGAGGGAGTTGAATGCGAAGTCTCGGAAGTTGCAGGAAGCTCTTGTTAAGTTAGAAGAGCTCGGAAACAATCTGAAAGACACTGAAAAGCGGCTTCAGTTGAAGGAAGCCACTCTAAGAGGTTTGGGATTTCAGATGGGTGACCAAGAAAGTCACAGTAGTGAAGTACAGCTGGAGAAGGAAGAGCTGAAACTTCAGCTTGCAGTTGCCCAGACGAGGCTCTCTGAAAGGGAGCAGAGGCTTTTCGCTGCTGAACAATCCTGGCAAGAACTTCAAGCCCAGAACCTGGAACTTCAGCAGAAAAACCAAGAAATTGAAAGATTACTTAGCAAACAGAAAGTAGCTGATACAATTGCAGAAACAAATGTAGTAATGACAGGTGCAGAGATGGCGTCAGATTGGATTGAGAAGAAGCTGGATTTATGCCAGAGGATGGAGCAAGCAAGTGAAGAGCTTACCACGGAAAAGATAGGAGCTGAGAAAGTGATTGAGGAATTCAAAATGAGGTCACAAGCCATTAGTGTATTAGTTGAGATGTTGGGAGAGGCAGATGCAGAGAAAATGGAAGGTGATTTAAGGAGTACATTAAAAGTCATGTGTGGACTTTGTCCTTTAGATGAGCATGTGGAAGTTAGTCAGACAGGTAAGCTGTTACTGCAGGAGGGAGAATTTTGTAGTAAACTTTTAAGTGGTATGATGGTTAGTCAAGTGAATCAAGATGGTGAGGATGCATGTAGGACCGTAAGAACTGTATCAGAACAGATGTTACTAGAGAAAATGTTGTTGCTGGTTATGAATCAACTGAACACCAAACCAAATGTGAACATGGAAATTCAAACTCAAAGTGTGGATGCAGACATTGGAGACACGAGGCAGATAATTAAAGACTTTACGGGCCGAAAGTCTTGCACATCGATCATCAATGATCTCATATATACTCTACAAGAGAAATTGTTGTGTATGAATCAAATTGTTTCAACCTTGAAGACCTCTCCAAATGAACAGCTCCAGACCTTGTTTGCATTGTTATCCAAGTATACAGGTCCAAAACGGCAGTGGTCACAATATGTTCAAGAGGCAGTCTTGGAAGCACATTGCTCTTATTTGGAATGTAAGCAGAAGTGCTATCAGGACATGGTGTTGCAAGAATTGCAGTCAGATATCACCAGAGATGGCTGCGCAAATTGTGTGAAACTAAGAGGGCAGAACAAGGACCTCTCATCCAAGTTGGAATACTTGCAAAGACAGTTGTCGGTTCCCTCAACAGAGGACATGAgcccagtcacacacatacagattgaAGGGGAGCCCATTGACTCCCTTGATAAGGCAATCCAATTGCAGGACATGGTAGCTAAGCATAGGAAAGAACTCCGGGAGCTGAAAGAATCTTATGAACAGGAGATGTGCAAGCTGAGGCAGGACGTGGCCAAGATGGGAGAAACTCTCCAGCTTAGATCTGAGGAGAATGTGAAGGAGATTGACTCCTTGACCATCTGCATGGAGAACCTGAAGAGAAAGCATGAGGAGGAACGAAGCTCCCTGGTGGAGCAGTTCAATCAAGAGATGGAGGATCTGAAGAGTGCTGTACCTCCACAGGGCTTCAAGAAAGGCCAGGGCCCACCGGGCTCCCTTAAGGAGCGAATCCAAGAGTTGGTCGCCCAGGTGGCAACCATGACCGAGGAGATGAAGGCCCGTGACCGCGACGGAGAGTCCGCATCACTGCGCCTGAAATTTGAGCGAGACCTGGAAAACCTGAAG GCTACGTGTGAGCGGGGCTTTGCCGCCATGGAGGAGTCCCACCAGAAGGTGATCGACGAACTGCAGAAGAAACACCAGCGGGAACTGGAGAAGCTGCAGGACGAGAAGGAGAGGCTCTTGGAAGAGGAGACGGCGGCCACCATCTCTG CAATTGAAGCTATGAAGAACGCACACCGAAGTGAGCTGGAGAGGGAGCTGGATAAGGCCCGCAAGGCCAACAGCAACACTGAAAACGCTGACATCGAGGAGATCCGCCGACAGCACGA AGAGGAGCTTTTGTCCTTCCAGCGGGAGATCGAGGTGCTGTCGGAGCAGTACTCTCAGAAGTGCCTGGAGAACGCTCACCTGGCCCAGGCCTTGGAGGCCGAGCGGCAGGCCCTCCGGCAGTGCCAGAGGGAGAACCAGGAGCTCAATGCGCACAACCAG GAACTGAATAATCGTCTTGCTGCTGAGATCACAAAAATGCGGTCCATGACAAGTGATGAGGGTGGAGAGACGTGCACAGTGATTCAGGGGAAGGAGCTGTACGAGTTAGAG GTCATGTTGAGGGTCAAGGAGTCCGAGGTTCAGTACCTGAAGCAGGAAATTAATTCTCTAAAAGATGAGCTCCAGGCTGCCCAAAGA GACAAGAAATACGCCACAGACAAGTACAAGGACATCTACACGGAGCTGAGCATCGTGCGGGCCAAGGCGGAGCGGGACCTGGGCCGCTTGCGGGAGCAGCTCCAGCTAGCCCACGAGGCCCTCGGCGAGCCTACGCTAGAGGATGTGGAACGCAGTGGCTACG ATATCATGAAGTCCAAAAGCAATCCTGACATCCTCAAAATGGCAGCGGCGGCAGCCAAACGCTCTGAGCGCACTATGAGGTCAAAG AGTCTGAAGGAGGGACTGACTGCTGAGCAGAGGCTCCACTTGTTTGATAACAAGGACACCAAGGAGTTCTGA